A region from the Hypomesus transpacificus isolate Combined female chromosome 11, fHypTra1, whole genome shotgun sequence genome encodes:
- the lrit2 gene encoding leucine-rich repeat, immunoglobulin-like domain and transmembrane domain-containing protein 2, with the protein MDTFRYLLVLGLVIIQAFQTYAQCLRGCSCVSDRYERSLTCMDGTFQVIPENIPEDIKTIRIEKSSFTEIPRGAFLSLTALESLWLNFNDITIMNVNCLEGIGNLTELRLQGNKLRSVPWTAFKDTRALKILDLKHNFLDVLPEHAFKFLSSLTFLDLSFNKLTIISKDVFLNWPLYQSVQRNGGQELGFTPNVVLALHDNTWLCDCRLKGFVEFIRSLSPPIILMNSYLKCAGPDLKAGKLFHELELMTCMKPVVTGPTTNISMHVEGNITLRCLAKARPDPAVWWTYGLKLIRGFHESQERVNEDTISAQLEIPSLHLADRGIYTCIANNFIGNSSVSIFLDVCPPDGSLPARSALSPMPAASSEDNVYIDIRIARQTVYGITIEWYAVLERPAETWFTVHFGQTDSAKKELIYIGPGINSYTVLDLMPATKYDICVTLKNEAPRVGQCILFMTGSGISELEQREKLIHIVVIVFAMVLAVPAGMYACTTDTKFNCLERVLDFCKNKLWESTSPRKAGKSQDTFDSLQAASDEGLIKDFHEGKNVRRRSDDQLQKSKSNHIKHTELY; encoded by the exons ATGGATACATTCCGATATCTTTTAGTTTTAGGCTTGGTTATCATCCAAGCGTTTCAAACATATGCTCAATGTTTACGTGGATGTAGCTGTGTATCAGACAGATACGAAAG GTCACTGACGTGTATGGACGGTACGTTCCAGGTCATACCAGAAAACATACCTGAAGATATCAAAACAATTCGAATAGAGAAATCTTCCTTTACTGAGATCCCTCGCGGTGCGTTCTTATCGCTGACAGCTCTGGAAAGTCTGTGGCTAAATTTCAATGACATCACTATTATGAATGTTAATTGTTTGGAGGGCATAGGAAATCTAACGGAACTTAGACTGCAAGGCAACAAACTCAGATCAGTACCATGGACAGCGTTTAAGGATACTAGAGCGCTGAAAATTTTAGACCTCAAGCACAACTTTCTCGACGTACTGCCGGAACACGCTTTCAAATTTTTGTCAAGTCTCACTTTCTTGGACTTATCTTTCAATAAGCTTACGATCATTTCCAAGGATGTTTTTCTAAACTGGCCTCTTTACCAGAGTGTACAGAGAAATGGCGGGCAGGAATTAGGATTCACACCTAATGTTGTCTTGGCACTTCACGATAACACCTGGCTTTGTGACTGTCGTCTTAAAGGATTCGTCGAGTTTATCAGGTCTCTCAGCCCACCCATTATCCTGATGAACTCTTACTTGAAATGCGCAGGGCCTGATCTCAAGGCAGGTAAATTATTCCATGAATTAGAACTGATGACGTGCATGAAGCCTGTCGTCACCGGCCCAACGACCAACATTTCAATGCACGTTGAAGGGAACATAACACTCCGCTGCTTGGCCAAGGCCAGGCCCGATCCCGCAGTGTGGTGGACATATGGTCTCAAGTTGATACGAGGATTTCATG AGTCACAAGAGAGGGTTAACGAGGACACTATCAGCGCTCAGCTGGagatcccctccctccatctggcTGACCGTGGTATATATACCTGCATTGCTAACAACTTCATCGGCAACTCCTCCGTCAGCATTTTCCTGGATGTCTGCCCTCCTGATGGCTCCCTGCCAGCTCGCTCGGCCCTGTCCCCCATGCCTGCTGCCTCCTCCGAGGACAATGTTTACATTGACATCCGCATCGCCAGACAGACGGTCTACGGCATCACCATTGAGTGGTACGCAGTCTTGGAGCGCCCAGCGGAAACCTGGTTCACCGTCCACTTTGGCCAAACAGACTCTGCTAAAAAGGAGTTGATCTACATTGGCCCAGGTATCAATTCTTACACTGTTTTAGATTTAATGCCTGCCACAAAGTATGACATCTGTGTCACCTTGAAGAACGAGGCTCCCCGTGTCGGCCAGTGCATCCTGTTCATGACTGGGAGTGGCATCAGTGAACTGGAGCAGCGGGAGAAGCTTATCCATATTGTTGTGATAGTCTTTGCTATGGTTCTGGCTGTGCCAGCGGGTATGTATGCCTGTACCACTGACACTAAGTTCAACTGCCTGGAACGGGTCTTGGACTTCTGTAAAAACAAGCTTTGGGAGAGTACAAGTCCAAGAAAGGCAGGGAAGAGTCAAGACACCTTTGATAGCCTGCAGGCTGCCAGTGATGAGGGCCTGATAAAGGATTTCCATGAGGGGAAGAATGTCCGCAGGAGGTCTGATGACCAATTACAGAAGAGCAAATCGAATCACATTAAACACACTGAACTATATTAA